A region from the Persephonella sp. genome encodes:
- a CDS encoding FAD:protein FMN transferase has translation MRIFIIFLFVFWFSYAEERVKYIMGVPVSVAAPEVDEQFFEPFRKVDKYFSLYRNDSVLCRLNREKQLKADKFFMDLLKKSIEINRETDGFFDISIGNITYRYGDFVEGCGFIKTDSYGMENILIKENQVFLKNGISLDFGGIAKGYAVDIVSDMLKKRGIKGIVKASGDIRCLKECEICIKDPFSDKPFACFSTKNDETGVSTSGIYERFRGSMQDNHLINPLTKKSASNIISITLIGTVDNTSLDAYATTVSVMPVERTVSFLNKKKLGFFLITKDCYLQGSFNSLYIKDLTFFSDLKECKETQINSHKNDRSKKYTE, from the coding sequence TTGAGGATATTTATAATCTTTTTGTTTGTTTTTTGGTTTTCTTATGCTGAAGAGAGGGTAAAATACATAATGGGAGTTCCTGTTTCTGTGGCTGCCCCTGAAGTTGACGAACAGTTTTTTGAGCCGTTCAGAAAGGTTGACAAATATTTTTCCCTTTATAGAAATGACAGTGTTTTGTGCAGACTAAACAGGGAAAAACAGCTGAAGGCTGATAAATTTTTTATGGATCTTTTAAAAAAATCCATTGAGATAAACAGGGAAACTGACGGTTTTTTTGATATCTCTATTGGAAACATAACATACAGATACGGAGATTTTGTAGAAGGGTGTGGTTTTATCAAAACAGACTCCTACGGAATGGAGAATATACTTATAAAGGAAAATCAGGTCTTTTTAAAAAATGGTATTTCACTTGATTTTGGAGGTATTGCAAAAGGGTATGCTGTTGATATTGTTTCAGATATGCTTAAAAAAAGAGGAATAAAAGGTATTGTTAAAGCCTCAGGGGATATCAGATGTTTAAAAGAGTGTGAAATATGCATAAAAGATCCTTTCTCAGACAAACCATTTGCATGTTTTTCCACAAAAAATGATGAAACCGGTGTCTCAACAAGCGGAATTTATGAAAGGTTTAGAGGCAGCATGCAGGACAACCATCTTATAAACCCTTTAACAAAAAAGTCTGCATCAAATATAATCTCAATAACATTAATTGGAACTGTAGATAATACCTCTCTGGATGCTTATGCTACAACAGTATCTGTAATGCCTGTTGAAAGGACTGTCAGCTTTTTGAATAAGAAAAAGTTAGGGTTTTTTCTGATTACTAAAGACTGTTACTTACAGGGAAGTTTTAACAGCCTTTACATAAAAGATCTAACATTTTTCTCTGATCTTAAGGAATGTAAGGAAACACAGATAAACAGCCATAAAAACGACAGAAGCAAGAAATATACTGAATGA